Below is a window of bacterium DNA.
GCGGACGAGCCCCCACACGCTCAGCACCAGCCACGCCGACTCGATGGCGGCGCTCGACAGGTTGAAGTCGTAGACCAGCGAGACCAGGATCAGGCCGGAGCCGACGGCATTGGCCAGCGAGTAGCGCGGGTCCTCCTGGCGCAGGCGCCCGGACTGCAGCAGCGCGTAGGCGGCGAGCGTGAGC
It encodes the following:
- a CDS encoding cyclic nucleotide-binding protein, translating into LTLAAYALLQSGRLRQEDPRYSLANAVGSGLILVSLVYDFNLSSAAIESAWLVLSVWGLVRARRRKEGS